One segment of Thermococcus profundus DNA contains the following:
- a CDS encoding AAA family ATPase, giving the protein MADIVVKEISRVYIGNEPVVRKALAASLVNGNVLFEDHPGLGKTLLAKAFGKALGLNYRRVQFTPDLLPSDILGTKVWRQNLGKFELVKGPIFTNVLLADEINRAPPKTQAALLEAMEERQVTIEGETLVLERPFFVMATQNPIEYEGTYPLPEAQLDRFALRMSVGYPKSLDDEIAILEARIRWAKDDPTVDMEPVIDRGTFLAMQDFVENNIFIHREILRYIAEIVRTARADERVEAGPSPRGALTLLKISKANAMLSGRDFVIPDDVKAYAVEALAHRMVLKPEYSFEDVTTESIVEEVLKRVEVPKKFKPGEEA; this is encoded by the coding sequence ATGGCCGATATAGTCGTCAAGGAGATCTCAAGGGTCTACATAGGGAACGAGCCGGTGGTGAGAAAGGCCCTCGCGGCCTCGCTTGTTAACGGCAACGTGCTCTTCGAGGATCACCCGGGCCTTGGAAAGACCCTTCTGGCCAAGGCCTTCGGAAAGGCCCTTGGCCTCAACTACCGCCGCGTTCAGTTCACCCCGGATCTGCTTCCGAGCGACATACTGGGTACCAAGGTCTGGCGCCAGAACCTCGGAAAGTTCGAGCTCGTTAAGGGGCCGATTTTCACCAACGTCCTCCTCGCGGACGAGATAAACAGGGCACCCCCAAAGACCCAGGCGGCCCTGCTTGAGGCAATGGAAGAGAGGCAAGTAACTATTGAGGGCGAAACCCTCGTCCTTGAGAGGCCCTTCTTCGTGATGGCCACCCAGAACCCGATAGAGTACGAGGGGACCTATCCCCTCCCCGAGGCCCAGCTTGACCGCTTTGCCCTCAGGATGAGCGTCGGCTATCCAAAGAGCCTCGACGACGAGATAGCCATACTGGAAGCCAGGATCAGGTGGGCCAAGGACGATCCGACCGTTGACATGGAGCCGGTCATAGACAGGGGGACTTTCCTGGCCATGCAGGACTTCGTGGAGAACAACATCTTCATCCACAGGGAGATCCTCAGGTACATAGCGGAGATAGTCAGGACAGCCAGGGCCGACGAGAGGGTTGAGGCCGGTCCGAGCCCGAGGGGAGCGTTAACGCTCCTCAAGATAAGCAAGGCCAATGCCATGCTCAGCGGGAGGGACTTCGTTATCCCGGACGACGTTAAAGCCTATGCTGTTGAGGCTCTGGCCCACAGAATGGTTCTCAAACCGGAGTACTCATTTGAGGACGTCACCACGGAGTCCATAGTGGAGGAAGTCCTCAAGAGGGTGGAGGTCCCGAAGAAGTTCAAACCGGGGGAGGAGGCTTGA
- a CDS encoding DUF58 domain-containing protein: MRLARSLFYTSVGLALLGALTEMTEVIYLSLFPLFALAIGLAIRPPAGVAVEREVGKGPYRPGDEIPLRIRLRVEGGMGFILLRQPLPPEVELVEGSNVWAVFKGPRKLEKEFTIKIRVPRRGRYTLPQAEVYVEPLLKFGPGGVIPAGDVLTVTVLPLVKPPRRVRTVNTRSQIPIPLTSYSLTGPISTDFKEIREYRPGDPVKFINWKASARRGDVLVNEYEREGKKTVMFYVDARAAMGVGSFMENPLEYAVSLVASLAYYFLRRGYNVGLYVVGRGELLMPSPGNRQLYAMVKKLMEVELSQGTGEGFVGAFKKSERVLIQYSPLLVVVSNLLDSEELRTALKSVMKYYKGRPPAMVFDLFPYSMFEGKEVELIRLKKLAVENDLRGLAHVFQWDVRKTDVSSVLSKTVRMVR; the protein is encoded by the coding sequence TTGAGGTTAGCCAGATCCCTCTTTTACACCTCTGTAGGCCTGGCCCTCCTTGGAGCCCTCACCGAGATGACGGAGGTAATCTACCTCTCGCTCTTCCCGCTCTTTGCCCTGGCCATTGGACTGGCCATTCGGCCCCCTGCTGGTGTGGCCGTCGAAAGGGAAGTGGGGAAGGGGCCGTACCGCCCGGGCGATGAGATACCCCTGAGGATAAGGCTTAGGGTGGAGGGCGGAATGGGCTTCATCCTCCTCCGCCAGCCGCTCCCTCCTGAGGTCGAGCTTGTGGAGGGTTCTAACGTATGGGCAGTTTTCAAGGGACCCAGGAAGCTGGAGAAGGAGTTTACCATTAAAATCCGCGTTCCGAGGAGGGGACGCTATACTCTTCCCCAGGCGGAGGTCTACGTTGAACCCCTGCTGAAGTTTGGGCCTGGGGGAGTAATCCCTGCAGGAGACGTCCTGACTGTAACGGTTCTCCCCCTTGTAAAGCCGCCCAGAAGGGTTAGAACCGTAAACACGCGCTCCCAGATACCCATTCCCCTCACCAGCTACTCCCTGACCGGTCCGATCTCCACGGACTTTAAGGAGATACGGGAGTACCGGCCAGGGGATCCTGTGAAGTTCATAAACTGGAAGGCGAGCGCGAGGAGGGGCGATGTTTTAGTGAACGAATACGAGAGGGAGGGCAAAAAGACCGTCATGTTCTACGTCGATGCCAGGGCGGCTATGGGGGTTGGGAGCTTCATGGAGAACCCCCTTGAGTACGCGGTGTCTCTGGTGGCCTCTTTAGCCTACTACTTCCTCCGGAGGGGGTACAACGTCGGCCTCTACGTTGTTGGTAGGGGGGAGCTCCTGATGCCTTCCCCTGGCAACAGACAGCTCTACGCAATGGTCAAGAAACTCATGGAGGTCGAGCTGAGCCAGGGAACGGGCGAGGGTTTTGTCGGAGCTTTCAAAAAGAGTGAGAGGGTTCTCATCCAGTACTCCCCCCTTCTGGTCGTCGTGTCAAACCTCCTGGACTCGGAGGAACTCAGGACCGCCTTGAAGTCCGTAATGAAGTACTACAAGGGCAGGCCCCCGGCCATGGTCTTCGACCTGTTCCCGTACTCAATGTTCGAGGGAAAGGAAGTCGAGCTCATAAGGCTGAAGAAGCTCGCGGTGGAGAACGATCTCCGTGGACTGGCCCACGTTTTCCAGTGGGACGTTAGAAAAACTGACGTTTCCTCAGTCCTCTCAAAAACCGTGAGGATGGTGAGGTGA
- a CDS encoding TatD family hydrolase, whose protein sequence is MIIWDDHFHVDPYHGLFLEAVKEFHRAGGTHLVVVYKTAHDYGFPGLKAEDFMKAMDFHLELVERINRETPVKAYAVVGVHPAEFDYLAREKGLEYAKNEVMKALEYAQGLCLEGKAIGIGEIGRPHYPVPDEIWEASIELMKYGMRLAKEADCAVQLHTESFDEEKFRELGRYVNEVGIKPHKVVKHFSPPLVKVAEEVGVFPSVIASRKNIKAAIEQGNRFMMETDYIDDRRRPGAVLGPKTVPKRTKAFLQNGIFTEEDVYRIHVENPEKVYGVEVKE, encoded by the coding sequence ATGATAATCTGGGACGACCACTTTCACGTTGATCCCTACCACGGCCTCTTTCTGGAAGCTGTTAAGGAGTTCCACAGAGCTGGAGGAACGCACCTCGTCGTGGTCTACAAAACGGCTCACGACTACGGCTTCCCGGGGCTAAAGGCTGAGGATTTCATGAAGGCGATGGACTTCCACCTTGAGCTCGTTGAAAGGATAAACAGGGAGACCCCAGTTAAAGCCTACGCGGTCGTTGGGGTTCACCCGGCAGAGTTCGATTATCTGGCAAGGGAAAAGGGCCTCGAGTACGCGAAGAACGAGGTAATGAAGGCGCTCGAGTACGCCCAGGGGCTCTGCCTGGAGGGAAAGGCGATAGGAATAGGTGAAATAGGCAGGCCGCACTACCCGGTTCCCGATGAAATTTGGGAAGCCAGCATAGAGCTCATGAAGTACGGCATGAGACTCGCCAAGGAGGCAGACTGCGCGGTCCAGCTGCACACTGAGAGCTTTGATGAGGAGAAGTTCAGGGAGCTCGGAAGATACGTGAATGAAGTGGGGATAAAGCCCCACAAGGTCGTCAAGCACTTCTCGCCTCCTCTTGTAAAGGTCGCCGAAGAGGTCGGCGTCTTTCCGAGCGTGATAGCGAGCAGGAAGAACATCAAAGCTGCCATAGAGCAGGGAAACCGGTTCATGATGGAGACCGATTACATAGACGATAGGAGAAGACCCGGAGCCGTTCTCGGACCCAAGACCGTACCAAAGAGAACGAAAGCATTCCTCCAGAACGGCATCTTCACAGAGGAGGACGTGTACAGAATACACGTTGAGAACCCAGAGAAGGTCTACGGGGTCGAAGTGAAGGAGTAG
- the pbp11 gene encoding tRNA-binding protein Pbp11, whose translation MGLLGFLRRGNQSVEVVSRRPTGRFRVEKKLTVLNRQVLVGEVVEGIIYPGYKVKGRKASPVMRIEKDHREVEFAISGDKVALILEREIPCEKGEDLEIYQS comes from the coding sequence ATGGGCCTTCTGGGGTTCCTGAGGAGAGGTAACCAGAGCGTTGAGGTAGTCTCCAGGAGACCCACAGGAAGGTTCCGCGTGGAGAAGAAACTGACGGTTTTAAATCGCCAAGTTTTGGTGGGGGAGGTCGTTGAGGGGATAATCTATCCGGGCTACAAGGTCAAGGGGAGGAAAGCGAGCCCTGTGATGAGGATAGAGAAGGATCACAGGGAAGTTGAGTTCGCGATCTCAGGCGACAAAGTTGCCCTCATTCTTGAAAGGGAGATCCCCTGTGAGAAGGGGGAGGATCTGGAGATATACCAGTCGTGA
- a CDS encoding DUF257 family protein has translation MEEPNGPLQLLDSIESLLKKLKPGGMTLIENESSMGAEMTLYVLSKYAKKMGMSIIIEDVLDIFPLYVKHMEMMGLGIDLNSVEVIKIGGSEDYGKVAGRINVSDDPEVYTRKRRDYLREKKKHLLINPGLERYLAFHNDFSSVYALINSIKSSMDTNVRFNVYIVDVPILENLELNPLPILEDIATSVVHLQDTGEYLDIRFKKSIFTLMYDINRVLVSPKDIVSWGERIGGNSDGPSGVPEER, from the coding sequence TTGGAAGAACCTAACGGCCCTCTACAGTTACTGGACAGTATTGAGAGCCTTCTGAAAAAGCTGAAGCCAGGAGGCATGACTCTAATCGAGAACGAATCATCCATGGGGGCGGAGATGACGTTATACGTCCTCTCAAAGTACGCAAAAAAGATGGGAATGAGCATTATCATTGAGGACGTCCTCGATATATTCCCTCTCTACGTCAAGCACATGGAAATGATGGGACTAGGTATAGACTTGAATTCAGTGGAAGTAATCAAGATAGGGGGTTCAGAGGATTATGGGAAAGTGGCAGGGAGGATAAATGTATCAGATGATCCCGAGGTGTACACGAGAAAGAGAAGGGACTACCTAAGGGAGAAGAAAAAACACCTCCTAATAAACCCTGGATTGGAGAGGTACTTGGCATTTCACAACGATTTCAGTTCAGTTTACGCTCTAATCAACTCCATAAAATCCTCAATGGATACCAATGTTAGGTTCAACGTTTACATCGTTGATGTGCCGATTCTGGAGAATCTTGAACTCAACCCACTCCCGATCCTCGAGGACATAGCCACATCCGTGGTTCACCTTCAGGACACTGGAGAGTATTTAGACATCAGGTTCAAAAAGTCGATCTTCACTCTTATGTATGACATCAACAGGGTACTGGTGTCTCCAAAGGACATCGTCTCATGGGGCGAGAGAATTGGGGGGAATTCTGATGGGCCTTCTGGGGTTCCTGAGGAGAGGTAA
- a CDS encoding DUF257 family protein, which translates to MELEPAVGIVEKTHPGETVLLEYVPSYIPEFTLKFFIEYCREKGIPLLIDDNFDTLYILKTHLEKLDVEIDLSDVLVVKTGGRKNVGKVLATVKFHPDPRVYTREYMKAVKPAMAKLEGTFINLVVGVEHLFLLSRNLRDRYSIILTIQKFTGAPTRKAFYLVNKEILEDMSPTVLHEIERVATAVMSMEPMPAGAKVKVVKSLNLKDVGKTIPIQLGGDLIGRT; encoded by the coding sequence ATGGAGCTCGAGCCCGCGGTTGGGATAGTGGAAAAAACCCACCCGGGGGAGACGGTTCTACTGGAGTACGTCCCCTCGTACATACCGGAGTTCACGCTCAAGTTCTTCATCGAGTACTGCAGGGAAAAGGGCATCCCCCTCCTAATAGATGATAACTTCGACACCCTCTACATCCTCAAAACCCATCTAGAAAAGCTCGACGTTGAAATAGACCTCAGCGACGTCCTCGTCGTAAAGACCGGAGGAAGAAAGAATGTGGGGAAGGTTCTGGCAACTGTAAAGTTTCACCCTGACCCCAGGGTGTACACAAGAGAGTACATGAAGGCCGTTAAGCCTGCGATGGCCAAGTTGGAGGGAACTTTCATAAACTTAGTTGTAGGCGTAGAGCACTTATTCCTACTGTCCAGGAATTTAAGAGACCGATATTCAATAATACTAACAATTCAGAAGTTCACGGGGGCCCCAACCAGAAAAGCATTCTATCTAGTTAACAAAGAAATACTGGAGGACATGAGCCCCACTGTTCTGCATGAAATAGAGCGAGTGGCAACGGCCGTGATGAGCATGGAACCAATGCCTGCAGGGGCAAAGGTAAAGGTGGTAAAAAGCCTCAATCTCAAGGATGTGGGGAAAACCATCCCAATACAACTTGGAGGTGATCTGATTGGAAGAACCTAA
- a CDS encoding asparagine synthetase A: protein MNMNALQIVTRKIEPIMEVQTRTIDYMTRYLVGKGFKWMLPVMLSSITDPLWPDPAAEEALKPPEVEVYGSKLRLTHSMILHKQMAVAMGIDRLFILSPNIRLEGREADDGRHAYEFTQLDFEIAGASMDDVMTLIEGLISGLFREARSWGLEREVPRVRAPFKRFTLEEIVEEFGSEDEASRLMEEPFWVTDIEREFYDREDPERPGHFRNYDLYLPEGYGEVSSGGEREWQYEVIVRKMKRAGISLEAFRPYLEVAKAGLLRPSAGAGIGVERLIRYMVGAGHIAEVQPFPRIPGVPAVI, encoded by the coding sequence ATAAATATGAACGCTCTCCAAATTGTTACAAGAAAGATTGAACCAATAATGGAAGTTCAGACGAGGACCATTGACTATATGACAAGATATCTGGTAGGCAAGGGATTCAAGTGGATGCTCCCCGTGATGCTCAGCTCAATAACCGACCCCCTGTGGCCGGATCCGGCGGCGGAGGAGGCACTGAAGCCGCCTGAGGTCGAAGTCTACGGCTCCAAGCTGAGGCTGACCCACAGCATGATACTCCATAAGCAGATGGCTGTCGCAATGGGGATAGACAGGCTCTTCATTCTCTCCCCAAACATCAGGCTCGAAGGTAGAGAAGCCGACGACGGCAGGCACGCCTACGAGTTCACCCAGCTCGACTTTGAGATAGCCGGCGCGAGCATGGACGACGTCATGACCCTCATCGAGGGACTCATCAGCGGCCTCTTCAGGGAGGCAAGAAGCTGGGGGCTTGAGCGCGAGGTTCCCAGGGTGAGGGCACCCTTCAAGCGCTTCACGCTGGAGGAGATAGTCGAGGAGTTCGGAAGCGAGGACGAGGCTAGCAGGCTGATGGAGGAGCCATTCTGGGTAACTGACATCGAGAGGGAGTTCTACGACAGGGAGGATCCAGAGAGACCAGGTCACTTCAGGAACTACGATCTCTACCTGCCGGAAGGCTATGGAGAAGTCTCGAGTGGCGGCGAGAGGGAGTGGCAGTATGAGGTGATAGTTCGCAAGATGAAGAGGGCAGGAATAAGCCTCGAAGCCTTCAGGCCCTACCTTGAGGTCGCGAAGGCTGGCCTCCTGAGGCCAAGTGCAGGAGCTGGTATAGGCGTCGAGAGGCTCATCCGCTACATGGTGGGGGCAGGACACATAGCCGAAGTGCAGCCGTTTCCGAGGATTCCTGGGGTTCCTGCCGTTATCTGA